A single genomic interval of Granulicella tundricola MP5ACTX9 harbors:
- the serS gene encoding serine--tRNA ligase: MLDLAFVRTNLAQVEEKLRTRGLDPAVALANFAAIDTARREAITRSETTKAERNRLSNEIQALKKSGQDATSQMDAVKALKAEGEGLEVAAAEADTRLRDMMQTVPNLPADSVPLGADEHANQQVKTWGTIPTLDFTPKPHWELGEALGVLDFERAAKITGARFVVQFGQGARLERALANFMLDLHTRQHGYTEVLPPAMVNSKSLFGTGQLPKFAEDLFHCDDKGPYEPGNYQDSDHWLIPTAEVPLTNIFRDETLDEADLTISFCAYTSCYRSEAGSHGKDTRGLIRQHQFQKVELVKFTRPQDSEAEHENLTRNAETILEQLGLPYRRMLLCTGDMGFSSAKTYDLEVWLPGQSTYREISSCSNFESFQARRANIRYRPLVDGKPAKKPDFLHTLNGSGLAVGRTYVAILENYQQADGTIRIPEVLIPYMDGETVIGRQQGPWKK, from the coding sequence ATGCTAGACCTAGCCTTTGTCCGTACCAATCTCGCCCAGGTGGAAGAAAAACTTCGCACCCGCGGTCTCGACCCCGCCGTAGCCCTAGCCAACTTCGCCGCCATCGACACCGCACGCCGCGAGGCCATCACCCGTTCCGAGACCACCAAAGCCGAGCGCAATCGCCTTTCGAACGAGATCCAGGCCCTGAAGAAGTCCGGCCAGGACGCCACGTCGCAGATGGACGCCGTGAAAGCCCTCAAGGCTGAAGGCGAAGGCCTGGAAGTCGCAGCCGCGGAAGCAGACACCCGCCTCCGCGACATGATGCAGACCGTCCCCAACCTCCCCGCGGACTCAGTCCCGCTAGGAGCAGACGAGCACGCGAACCAGCAGGTCAAGACCTGGGGCACAATCCCCACGCTCGACTTCACCCCCAAGCCCCACTGGGAGCTCGGCGAAGCCCTCGGCGTCCTCGACTTCGAGCGCGCCGCCAAGATCACCGGCGCACGTTTCGTCGTACAGTTCGGCCAGGGCGCACGCCTGGAGCGAGCCCTCGCCAACTTCATGCTGGACCTCCACACCCGCCAGCACGGCTACACAGAGGTCCTCCCCCCGGCGATGGTGAACTCCAAGTCCCTCTTCGGCACAGGCCAGCTTCCAAAGTTCGCAGAAGACCTCTTCCACTGCGACGACAAGGGCCCTTACGAACCCGGCAACTATCAGGACTCCGACCACTGGCTCATCCCCACCGCCGAGGTCCCCCTCACCAACATCTTCCGCGACGAGACCCTCGACGAGGCAGACCTCACCATCAGCTTCTGCGCCTACACCTCCTGCTACCGGAGCGAGGCCGGCAGCCACGGCAAGGACACACGAGGCCTCATCCGCCAGCACCAGTTCCAGAAGGTGGAGCTCGTCAAGTTCACTCGCCCCCAGGACTCAGAGGCCGAGCACGAGAACCTGACCCGCAACGCCGAGACCATCCTCGAGCAGCTCGGCCTGCCCTACCGCCGCATGCTCCTCTGCACCGGCGACATGGGCTTCTCCTCTGCCAAAACCTACGACCTGGAGGTATGGCTCCCCGGTCAAAGCACCTACCGCGAGATCTCAAGCTGCTCCAACTTCGAGTCCTTCCAGGCCCGCCGCGCCAACATCCGCTACCGTCCGCTGGTCGACGGCAAACCAGCCAAGAAACCCGACTTCCTCCACACCCTCAACGGCTCCGGCCTGGCCGTGGGCCGCACCTACGTCGCCATCCTGGAAAACTACCAGCAGGCCGACGGCACCATCCGCATCCCGGAAGTCCTCATCCCGTACATGGACGGCGAAACCGTCATAGGCCGCCAGCAAGGACCTTGGAAAAAATAA
- a CDS encoding dihydroorotate dehydrogenase: protein MGEDAAKVGKVAKGPDMRVTVCGVELASPVIAASGTFGYGVEFEEILSFERIGAFVTKGLSREAMAGNPTPRIIETASGMMNAIGLQNMGVKAFVEGKMPRLREIAGAVVIANVFGFTVEDCLEVIRVLNDAPGISLYELNASCPNTAHGGMVFGTDPTLLGNLVGKCAKLAARPVVVKLSPNVTSIALMARTAAGAGAQGLSLVNTFLSMAIDPETRRPRIANVTAGLSGPGIKPIAVRMVYEAAQAVRIPILGMGGILNASDAVEFMLAGATAVQVGTASYADPRAVENIANGLRRWCEKHSVGKVSSLTGGVVL, encoded by the coding sequence ATGGGTGAGGATGCGGCGAAGGTAGGGAAGGTGGCCAAGGGGCCGGATATGCGGGTGACCGTGTGTGGGGTGGAGCTGGCTTCGCCGGTGATTGCGGCTAGTGGGACGTTTGGGTATGGGGTGGAGTTTGAGGAGATTCTTTCGTTTGAGAGGATTGGGGCCTTTGTCACCAAAGGCTTGTCCAGGGAGGCTATGGCGGGGAATCCTACGCCTCGGATTATTGAGACCGCCTCCGGGATGATGAACGCGATTGGGCTCCAGAATATGGGGGTGAAGGCGTTTGTGGAGGGGAAGATGCCTCGGCTGCGGGAGATTGCGGGGGCGGTGGTGATTGCGAATGTGTTTGGATTCACGGTGGAGGATTGCCTGGAGGTGATCCGGGTGCTGAACGATGCGCCGGGGATCTCGCTGTATGAACTGAATGCTTCGTGCCCGAATACGGCGCATGGGGGCATGGTGTTTGGGACCGATCCGACGCTGCTGGGGAATCTGGTGGGGAAGTGCGCGAAGCTGGCTGCGAGGCCGGTGGTGGTGAAGCTTTCGCCGAATGTGACTTCGATTGCGCTGATGGCGAGGACTGCGGCTGGGGCGGGGGCGCAGGGGCTTTCGCTGGTGAATACTTTCTTGTCGATGGCGATCGATCCGGAGACTCGGCGGCCGAGGATTGCGAATGTGACAGCGGGTCTTTCAGGGCCGGGGATCAAGCCGATTGCGGTGAGGATGGTTTATGAGGCGGCGCAGGCGGTTCGGATACCCATATTAGGCATGGGGGGGATTTTGAATGCGAGCGATGCGGTGGAGTTTATGTTGGCGGGGGCGACGGCGGTGCAGGTGGGGACGGCTAGTTATGCCGATCCGAGGGCGGTGGAGAATATTGCGAATGGGTTGCGGCGGTGGTGTGAGAAGCATTCGGTGGGGAAGGTGAGTTCGCTTACGGGTGGGGTGGTGCTGTAA
- a CDS encoding Tex family protein yields MSETKTLPHEILFHIAQNLSSPLSSVVAVISLLDEGGTVPFIARYRKEATGALDEVKIREIEEKLAYFRDLLSRRETVLSSIAEQGKLTDELKAKIEGTLDKGELEDLYLPYRPKRRTKATIAKEKGLEPLADYVWGQAAGALSLMDLAGSFIDEAKGVASIVEALEGARHIVAERIAETAELRKALRTLLHDEGVIVSRKAMDAVDAQEKFKMYYEYREPVKTIPSHRMLAIRRGEAENVLYFLIEMDAARATGIMRKQVLGPDGDWTAQLELAIEDSWSRLLSSSIQGELRLELKKRSDVDAIQVFRENLGNLLMGAPAGPIAVLGLDPGLRTGCKVAVVDETGKFLAHDVIYPHTGQTAKSNQVMAGLVKAHNVRAIAIGNGTASRETDAFVRDFLAEQGLTEIFKVMVSESGASVYSASDVARQEFPELDLTVRGAISIARRLQDPLSELVKVDPKAIGVGQYQHDVDQRQLQQSLEATIESCVNKVGVDLNTSSWTLLRYVAGITERTALNIVQFRDENGRFNSRAQLKKVPGVGAKTFEQAAGFLRIRGGVQPLDSTSVHPESYALVEQIAKEVGAPVDRIIATPGLLDGVDKSKLAGGSFTLNDILEELRKPGRDPRDKFVAPSFHEGVRELADVQPDMVLEGVVTNVTKFGAFVDIGVHQDGLVHISELSNRFLKDPNEAVKVGQIVKVKVISADMASKRIALSMKALMSGVVPAARAPQVRGQERGRPQMQPKVAAPKPQTMDDKLAALSTRWKVR; encoded by the coding sequence ATGAGTGAGACTAAGACCCTTCCGCACGAGATCCTTTTTCATATTGCCCAAAACCTTTCTTCCCCGCTGAGCTCCGTCGTGGCTGTGATTTCGCTGCTCGATGAGGGTGGGACTGTGCCGTTTATTGCGCGATACCGCAAGGAAGCGACCGGTGCGCTGGATGAGGTGAAGATCCGGGAGATTGAGGAGAAGCTGGCGTATTTCAGGGATCTTTTGAGCCGGCGGGAGACGGTGCTGAGCTCGATTGCGGAGCAGGGCAAGCTGACCGATGAGCTGAAGGCGAAGATCGAGGGGACGCTGGATAAGGGTGAGCTCGAAGACCTTTATCTGCCGTACAGGCCGAAGCGGCGGACGAAGGCTACGATCGCGAAGGAAAAAGGGCTGGAGCCGCTGGCGGATTATGTCTGGGGGCAGGCGGCGGGGGCTCTTTCCCTGATGGACTTGGCGGGTTCGTTTATAGACGAGGCCAAGGGGGTGGCTTCGATTGTGGAGGCGCTTGAGGGGGCTCGGCATATTGTGGCGGAGCGGATTGCGGAGACGGCGGAGCTGCGCAAGGCGCTCAGAACGCTGCTGCATGATGAAGGCGTGATCGTGAGCCGGAAGGCGATGGATGCCGTCGATGCGCAGGAGAAGTTCAAGATGTACTACGAGTATCGGGAGCCGGTGAAGACGATTCCTTCGCACCGGATGCTCGCGATCCGAAGGGGTGAGGCGGAGAATGTGCTTTATTTCCTGATCGAGATGGATGCGGCGCGGGCGACGGGGATCATGCGGAAGCAGGTGCTGGGGCCGGATGGGGATTGGACGGCGCAACTGGAGCTGGCGATTGAGGATTCCTGGAGCAGGCTGCTGAGCTCTTCGATTCAAGGCGAGCTGAGGCTGGAGCTGAAGAAGCGGTCCGATGTGGATGCGATCCAAGTGTTCCGGGAGAACCTGGGGAATTTGTTGATGGGTGCGCCGGCTGGGCCGATTGCGGTGCTGGGGCTCGATCCGGGGCTGAGGACGGGGTGCAAGGTTGCGGTGGTGGATGAGACGGGCAAGTTCCTGGCGCATGACGTGATCTATCCGCATACGGGGCAGACTGCGAAGTCGAACCAGGTGATGGCGGGTCTGGTGAAGGCGCACAACGTGAGGGCGATTGCGATTGGGAATGGGACGGCTTCGCGGGAGACGGATGCGTTTGTCAGGGACTTTCTGGCGGAGCAGGGGTTGACGGAGATCTTTAAGGTGATGGTGTCGGAGTCGGGGGCTAGTGTGTATTCGGCGAGCGATGTGGCTCGGCAGGAGTTTCCGGAGCTGGACCTGACGGTGCGGGGGGCTATTTCGATTGCGCGGCGGCTGCAAGACCCGCTTTCTGAGCTGGTGAAGGTGGACCCGAAGGCGATTGGGGTGGGGCAGTATCAGCACGATGTGGATCAGCGGCAGTTGCAGCAATCGCTGGAGGCGACGATTGAGAGCTGCGTGAACAAGGTGGGGGTGGATTTGAATACGAGCTCGTGGACGCTGCTGCGGTATGTGGCGGGGATTACGGAACGGACGGCGTTGAATATCGTGCAGTTCCGGGATGAGAATGGGCGGTTCAATTCTCGGGCGCAGTTGAAGAAGGTGCCGGGGGTGGGGGCGAAGACGTTCGAGCAGGCGGCGGGATTTTTGAGGATTCGGGGCGGGGTGCAGCCGCTGGATTCTACGTCCGTCCATCCGGAGAGCTATGCGCTGGTGGAGCAGATTGCGAAGGAGGTGGGCGCGCCGGTGGATCGGATTATTGCTACTCCGGGGCTGCTGGATGGGGTGGATAAATCGAAGCTGGCGGGCGGGAGCTTTACGCTGAACGACATTCTGGAGGAGCTGCGGAAGCCGGGACGCGATCCGCGCGACAAGTTTGTGGCTCCGAGCTTCCATGAGGGGGTGCGGGAGCTGGCGGATGTGCAGCCGGATATGGTGCTCGAGGGGGTGGTGACGAACGTGACGAAGTTTGGGGCGTTTGTGGATATCGGGGTGCATCAGGATGGGCTGGTGCATATTTCGGAGCTGTCGAACCGGTTTTTGAAGGACCCGAACGAGGCTGTGAAGGTTGGGCAGATTGTTAAGGTGAAGGTGATCTCGGCGGATATGGCGTCGAAGCGGATTGCCTTGTCTATGAAGGCTTTGATGAGCGGTGTGGTTCCGGCTGCGCGGGCTCCGCAGGTACGGGGGCAGGAGCGTGGGCGGCCGCAGATGCAGCCGAAGGTTGCGGCTCCGAAGCCACAGACGATGGACGATAAACTGGCGGCGCTTTCTACGCGGTGGAAGGTTCGGTAA
- the purH gene encoding bifunctional phosphoribosylaminoimidazolecarboxamide formyltransferase/IMP cyclohydrolase gives MNNIECITDAVHDPAIDLKPVRRALLSVTDKTGLVEFARALAGHGVELVSTGGTSKALREEGLTVRDISDLTGFPEMLDGRVKTLHPKVHGGILHIRGNEGHVASVTEHEIQAIDMVVVNLYAFEKTAAKVGVSAAEIIENIDIGGPSMVRSAAKNFEDVAVVTAVADYAGLAEEMAANEGQLGRATRWRLAKAAFSTTAAYDAGIATALEALVVTDNPHDAAVFDKEALPKTVRVIEPQSVVLRYGENPHQLAALYSDGSGKGVAGAKQLQGKELSYNNLVDLDACWELVSEFDETAVVIIKHTNPCGASTGDSVLDAYTRALAADPVSAFGGVLGINREVDGAAAEEIAKLFVEAIVAPSFTADALARFGAKKNLRLIQIAPAETPRVIKQISGGLLVQTADRKHITAEDLKTVTKRPPTPEELRALLFSWSICKHVKSNAIVYGRFHEGHGQTVGIGAGQMSRVDAARFGAMKAVLPLSGTVAASDAFFPFPDGLEVVAQAGATAVIQPGGSMRDNEVIEAADRLGLAMVFTGVRHFRHG, from the coding sequence GTGAACAACATTGAATGCATTACCGACGCCGTCCATGATCCTGCGATTGACCTGAAGCCTGTTCGCCGGGCACTGCTCTCTGTAACCGATAAGACGGGGCTGGTGGAGTTTGCGCGGGCGCTGGCGGGGCATGGGGTGGAGCTGGTTTCGACCGGCGGGACGTCCAAGGCGCTGCGTGAGGAGGGGCTGACGGTGCGGGATATTTCCGACCTGACCGGCTTTCCGGAGATGCTGGATGGGCGCGTGAAGACGCTGCACCCGAAGGTGCATGGCGGGATTCTGCATATTCGCGGGAACGAAGGACATGTGGCTTCGGTGACCGAGCATGAGATCCAGGCGATCGATATGGTCGTGGTGAATCTGTATGCGTTTGAGAAGACGGCGGCGAAGGTGGGGGTTTCGGCTGCGGAGATTATCGAGAATATCGATATCGGCGGGCCTTCGATGGTGCGGTCGGCGGCGAAGAACTTTGAGGATGTCGCGGTGGTGACGGCGGTGGCGGACTATGCGGGGCTGGCGGAGGAGATGGCGGCGAACGAGGGGCAGCTGGGGCGGGCTACCCGCTGGCGGCTGGCCAAGGCTGCTTTCAGCACGACGGCGGCTTACGATGCGGGGATTGCTACGGCTCTCGAGGCGCTGGTGGTGACGGATAATCCGCATGATGCGGCGGTGTTTGATAAGGAGGCTCTCCCCAAGACGGTGCGGGTGATCGAGCCGCAGAGTGTTGTGCTGCGGTATGGGGAGAATCCGCATCAGTTGGCGGCGCTTTACAGCGATGGGTCCGGGAAGGGCGTTGCTGGGGCGAAGCAGTTGCAGGGTAAGGAGCTTTCTTACAACAACCTGGTGGACCTGGACGCGTGCTGGGAGCTGGTGAGTGAGTTCGATGAGACCGCTGTGGTGATCATCAAGCATACGAATCCGTGCGGGGCTTCTACGGGAGACTCGGTGCTGGATGCTTATACGCGTGCGCTGGCGGCCGATCCGGTGTCTGCGTTTGGCGGGGTGCTGGGGATCAATCGTGAGGTGGATGGAGCTGCGGCGGAGGAGATTGCGAAGCTGTTTGTGGAGGCGATCGTCGCGCCGAGCTTTACTGCCGATGCGTTGGCTCGGTTTGGGGCGAAGAAGAATTTGCGGCTGATTCAGATTGCTCCGGCGGAGACTCCGCGGGTGATCAAGCAGATCTCCGGTGGGTTGCTGGTGCAGACTGCCGACCGGAAGCACATTACGGCGGAGGATTTGAAGACGGTGACGAAGCGTCCGCCTACGCCGGAAGAGCTGCGGGCTCTGCTGTTTTCGTGGTCGATCTGCAAGCATGTGAAGTCGAATGCGATTGTGTATGGCCGGTTTCATGAGGGGCATGGGCAGACGGTCGGGATCGGCGCGGGACAGATGTCGCGTGTGGATGCGGCTCGGTTTGGCGCGATGAAGGCTGTGCTGCCGCTGAGCGGGACGGTTGCGGCTTCGGACGCGTTCTTCCCGTTCCCGGATGGGCTGGAGGTTGTGGCGCAGGCGGGTGCGACGGCGGTGATTCAGCCGGGCGGATCGATGCGGGACAACGAGGTGATCGAGGCGGCGGACCGGCTGGGTCTGGCGATGGTGTTTACGGGGGTCCGGCACTTCCGGCACGGGTGA
- a CDS encoding tetratricopeptide repeat protein: MTLRSSAKHIVPVAALLLAAHAVMAQVKPAPVVPPAITDRSSAYYHDGLAHLYEEMAINNGRPDYATQAIEEYKLALNADPNSKYLQDGLADLYFKIGRIREAVTTAQEQVKKDSTDLSAHLLLGKVYLRSLNDMQGPQATEMLQLAIGEYEKIAQLQPKDLETHLILGQLYGLNHDSVKAEAEFKTAREIDSNSEEAVLSIARLYMEEGQPQRAVDVLGGIPADDRGSRTSAALGAAYDQLHKPKDAAKAYQESLDQEPDNVDTERALAAALLLDNQLDPALTVLKQIVAADPTDVQSTIHISEIQRRQGHYDEALVTLDKAKSLNTNSDNLELVFNEAVLYDSLGKYDQAIQTLQGVLASTKKTDGKYSEPEKSNRAIFLDRLGIVYGEESKTPEAITAYKEMVSMGGDYAIRGYQREIDTYRDAHQWKDAVAVGAEASAALPNDKSIQLTYAFQLADTGQVEKGLALANAQLKGGADDRDTLVAIANIDLRLKRSDDAMKQLDKAEALSAKPDDKAYVYLLRATVLDHDKHYDEAEAEYKKVLAIDPNNATVLNDLGYMQAERGIALPDALAMIQKAVTLDPQNGAFLDSLGWVQFKMGQYGPAETNLKKAIDRTASDPSIHDHLGQLYEKTGHLQQAVAQWERSMTEYARSLPADADPADVAKVKHNLEQARTKLARVGGAANKKS, translated from the coding sequence ATGACACTGCGCTCTTCCGCGAAGCATATCGTTCCTGTTGCTGCACTGTTGCTTGCTGCCCATGCTGTGATGGCGCAGGTGAAGCCGGCCCCGGTTGTTCCTCCTGCAATCACCGATCGTTCCAGCGCCTACTACCATGATGGGCTGGCGCATCTGTACGAAGAGATGGCGATCAACAACGGCCGTCCGGACTATGCGACGCAGGCGATCGAAGAGTACAAGCTGGCGCTGAATGCAGACCCCAACAGCAAGTATCTGCAGGATGGGCTGGCGGATCTGTACTTCAAGATCGGGCGTATCCGCGAGGCGGTGACGACGGCGCAGGAGCAGGTGAAGAAGGATTCCACCGACCTGTCTGCTCACCTGCTGCTGGGTAAGGTTTATCTGCGGTCGTTGAACGACATGCAGGGGCCGCAGGCGACGGAGATGTTGCAGTTGGCGATCGGTGAGTACGAGAAGATTGCACAGTTGCAACCGAAGGATCTGGAGACGCACCTGATCCTGGGGCAGCTTTATGGGTTGAACCACGACTCGGTGAAGGCCGAGGCTGAGTTCAAGACGGCGCGGGAGATCGATTCAAACTCCGAGGAGGCTGTGCTTTCGATTGCGCGGCTCTACATGGAGGAGGGTCAGCCGCAGCGTGCGGTGGATGTACTGGGTGGGATTCCGGCGGATGATCGCGGATCGCGGACGAGCGCGGCGCTGGGTGCGGCTTACGATCAGTTGCACAAGCCGAAGGATGCTGCGAAGGCTTATCAGGAATCGCTCGATCAAGAGCCGGACAATGTGGATACCGAGCGTGCGCTGGCTGCGGCGCTGCTGCTGGACAACCAGCTTGACCCTGCGCTGACGGTGCTGAAGCAGATTGTGGCGGCCGATCCGACGGATGTGCAGAGCACGATTCATATCTCCGAGATTCAACGTCGGCAGGGGCATTACGACGAGGCTCTGGTCACGCTGGATAAGGCGAAGTCGCTGAATACGAACTCCGACAATTTGGAGCTGGTGTTCAACGAGGCGGTGCTGTACGACTCGCTGGGTAAGTACGACCAGGCGATTCAGACGCTGCAGGGTGTTCTCGCTTCTACGAAGAAGACTGATGGGAAGTACTCCGAGCCGGAGAAGTCGAACCGGGCGATCTTCCTGGATCGGCTGGGGATTGTGTACGGCGAGGAGAGCAAGACTCCGGAGGCGATTACGGCTTATAAGGAGATGGTCTCGATGGGTGGGGACTATGCGATTCGCGGCTATCAGCGCGAGATCGATACCTACCGCGATGCACACCAGTGGAAGGACGCGGTGGCTGTGGGCGCGGAGGCTTCCGCGGCTCTGCCGAACGATAAGAGCATCCAGTTGACGTATGCGTTTCAGCTTGCGGATACGGGCCAGGTGGAAAAGGGACTCGCGCTGGCGAATGCTCAACTGAAGGGCGGGGCTGACGACCGGGATACGCTGGTGGCGATTGCGAATATCGACCTGCGGCTGAAGCGGTCCGACGATGCGATGAAGCAGTTAGACAAGGCCGAGGCTTTGTCTGCGAAGCCGGATGACAAGGCTTACGTTTATCTGCTGCGGGCGACTGTGCTGGACCACGACAAGCATTATGACGAGGCTGAGGCGGAGTACAAGAAGGTCCTGGCGATCGACCCGAACAATGCGACGGTGCTGAACGATCTTGGGTATATGCAGGCGGAGCGCGGAATTGCGTTGCCGGATGCGCTGGCGATGATTCAGAAGGCTGTGACGCTGGACCCGCAGAATGGGGCGTTTCTGGATTCGCTGGGCTGGGTTCAGTTCAAGATGGGGCAGTATGGGCCGGCGGAGACGAACCTGAAGAAGGCGATCGACCGGACGGCTTCCGATCCTTCCATTCACGATCACCTGGGGCAGTTGTATGAGAAGACCGGGCACCTGCAGCAGGCTGTGGCGCAGTGGGAACGGTCTATGACGGAGTATGCGCGGTCACTGCCGGCGGACGCCGATCCTGCGGATGTGGCGAAGGTGAAGCATAATCTGGAGCAGGCTCGGACTAAGCTGGCTCGGGTTGGTGGAGCGGCGAACAAGAAGTCCTAA
- the dgt gene encoding dGTP triphosphohydrolase, with the protein MTNLSSACAVNDVAGDVLLTRAYPAPSHPYRTPFQRDRERIVQARAFRRLAGKTQVFTSRASDHFRSRLTHTIEVAQIARAVACALGLNEDLAETLALVHDIGHPPFGHAGERALDRCLQKHGRRFDHNLHALRITEHFEQRYAAHRGLNLTLGVREGIVKHSKDYSAEQYPELACYFLDQAPPLEAQIIDLADEIAYLTADLDDGVESGLLEISHVRTNVEILARCFQIVERDHIGLAEKFLFHEALQLMQNTLTNDLIANTRANLSAAKLTSLSAVRAHKARVATFSALVESERLQEKRYLYDTLYTCEALEIEHAKAEEVVTALFEFWMENPEELPEGYGEEVKAEGLARVVADYIAGMTDAYILLQYAHIKRNPRLVRR; encoded by the coding sequence ATGACCAATCTTTCCAGTGCTTGTGCCGTCAACGACGTTGCGGGTGATGTGTTGCTCACCCGCGCCTATCCTGCGCCCTCTCACCCTTATCGGACTCCCTTTCAGCGGGACCGGGAACGCATTGTGCAGGCGCGTGCGTTTCGGCGGCTCGCGGGTAAGACGCAGGTGTTTACGTCGAGGGCTTCAGACCATTTTCGTTCGCGGCTGACGCATACGATCGAGGTGGCACAGATCGCGCGGGCGGTGGCTTGCGCGCTGGGGCTGAATGAGGACCTGGCGGAGACGCTGGCGCTGGTGCATGACATTGGGCATCCGCCGTTTGGACATGCGGGTGAGCGTGCGCTGGACCGGTGCTTGCAGAAGCATGGCAGACGCTTCGACCATAACCTTCATGCGCTTCGGATTACGGAACACTTTGAGCAGAGGTATGCGGCGCATCGCGGGCTGAACCTTACGCTGGGGGTGAGGGAAGGGATCGTCAAGCACTCCAAGGATTATTCTGCGGAACAGTATCCGGAGCTGGCTTGCTACTTTCTGGATCAGGCGCCGCCGCTGGAGGCGCAGATCATCGATCTGGCGGACGAGATTGCTTACCTGACTGCGGACCTGGATGATGGGGTGGAGTCGGGGCTGCTGGAGATCTCTCATGTGAGGACCAATGTTGAGATATTGGCGCGGTGTTTTCAGATCGTGGAGCGGGATCACATTGGGTTGGCGGAGAAGTTTCTGTTTCATGAGGCGCTGCAACTCATGCAGAACACTTTGACGAACGATTTGATTGCGAATACAAGGGCGAACCTGTCTGCGGCTAAGTTGACCTCGTTGAGTGCGGTGCGGGCGCATAAGGCGCGGGTTGCGACCTTCTCTGCGCTGGTGGAGTCAGAGCGGTTGCAGGAGAAGCGATATCTGTACGACACGCTGTATACGTGCGAGGCGCTGGAGATCGAACATGCGAAGGCCGAAGAGGTGGTGACGGCGCTGTTCGAGTTCTGGATGGAGAACCCGGAGGAGCTTCCTGAAGGGTATGGGGAAGAGGTAAAGGCCGAAGGGCTGGCGCGGGTGGTGGCGGACTATATTGCGGGGATGACGGACGCTTATATTCTGCTGCAGTATGCGCACATCAAGCGGAATCCGAGGCTTGTCCGGCGGTAA